In the genome of Hydrogenophaga sp. PBL-H3, the window CCTTCGCCAGGTTGTCGAACATCTCGCCGGCCAGGTGCGCCGAGGTGCCATTGCCCTGCGACGCGTAGTTGAGCTTGCCCGGGTTGGCCCGGGCCGCGTCCAGGATGTCCTTGACAGACTTGAACGGGCTCTCCGTGCGCACCACCAGCACGTTGGGGCCCTTGCCGATCAGGATCACCGGCGCGAACGCCTTGTCGTTGTCGTAGGGCAGCTTCTGCATCAGGCTGGGGTTCACCGCGTGCGCAAACGTCGAGATCACCAGGGTGTAGCCGTCGGCCGGGCTCTTGGCCACGGCATCGGTGCCGATGATCGTGCCCGCGCCCGGCTTGTTCTCGATGACCACCGGCTGGCCCAGCTCTCTGGACATGCCCAGCCCCAGGGTGCGCGCGATCAGGTCGGTGCCGCCGCCGGGTGCAAACGGCACCACCAGGCGAACCGGCTTGTCGGGAAACTCGGCCAGGGCGGCTGTGGCGGTGAGCGCCATCGACGCGACGAGGAAGCCCAGCCGCAGGGCGGTGGTTCGGCGGGAAAGCTGCATGGAATGTCTCCTTGTGGACGCGGTGTGCCGCGCAGGAGAATGCTACGGTCGATGCCCCGCATTTGCATCCCTTGAATTCCACCCAATGGAATGAAACCCCTGTGCCCTCCAACATGAAAACCCTGCCACCCGGCGACAAGTTCGGCACCTCGCCCACCAACCGGTCACTGGTGCGCGGCATCGAGATCCTGCGGGCGTTCCGGCCCGGCTCCAGCTGGCTGGGCAATGGCGATCTGGCGGAGCGCACGGGTCTGTCGCCGTCCACCATCAGCCGCCTGACGCAGACCCTGGTGACGGCCGGCATGCTGCAGCACGACCCGCAACGCCGCGCCTACCGGCTGGCCCCGCCCGTGCTCAGCTTCGCGCACGCCATGCGGGCGGGCTCGACGGTGCTGGCGGTGGCCGCGCCACGCATGCGGGCGCTGGCCGAAAGCCGGCGCATCAACGTCGGGCTGGCGGCGCCTGACAACGACGAGATGGTCTACCTGGAATCCATCCGCTACAACCGCCGGGTGGCGCTGCGCAACGTGGTCTCGGGACAGCGGGTGCCCATGGAGCTGACCTCGCTGGGCAGGGCCTACCTGTCGACCGTGTCGGCCGACCGGCGAAAGGCCTTGTTCAAGGTGTTCCAGCAGCGCTGTGGTGACCACTGGCGCGAGGTGCAGGCGGAGATCCACGCCGCCATCCGGCAGGTGCAGGAGCAGGGCTTTTGCGCGGCCTCCTGGCAAGCCGAGGTGGTGGCCATGGCCACGCCCCTGGCCACCGTGGAGGGGGTCTACGTGCTGAACATCAGCGTCTCGACCGAGGAGCCCCTGCCCTGCGTGGTGCGCGAGCTTTCCGGCGCGCTCAAGGCCCTGGCCGCCGAGCTGCAGGCCGCGCTCGCGCGGGACATCGGGCCTTAGCGCTCACGCGGCCTTCGGGCGCCGCACGGCGCGCACCTTGCCGCTCTCTCCACCGCCGCAATAGAAGAGATCGGTGCCGTCGGACTCGAGGCCACTCACGCCGGTGCCGGGTGGCATGTCGAGCCGCTCCAGCACCGCGCCGCTGGCGGGGTCGATGCGCCGGATGTCGCTCGCCTCGCCTTCCCAGGTGCCGTGCCAGAGCTCGCCGTCGACCCAGGTCACGCCGGTGACGAAGCTGTCGGACTCGATGGTGCGGCGGATCGCGCCGGTGGACGGGTCGATCTGGTGGATCTTGCGGTCGCGGTACTGGCCCACCCACAGGCTGCCTTCGGCCCAGGTGAGCCCGGAGTCGCTGCCGCCACCGGGCGCGGGAATGGTGTGCAGCACCTGGCCGGTGGCCGGGTCGATCTTGTCGATGCGCGCCTCGGCGATCTGGTAGAGGTGGGTGCCGTCGAAAGCGGTGCCGGCGTCGCCAGCGTGCTCCAGCGTGCGGGTGGTCTCGCCGCTGGTGGGATCGAAGGCCAGGATCTGCGCGCCGACAGAGGCCCAGACGCGCTGGCCATCGTGGGTGACGCCGTTCACGCGGCCAGCGCCGTCGAAGGGGCCGTACTCGCGCACGATCTCGGCGGGGCGCGCCGTGGTGGCGCGCCGGGGGGGTGTTGCGGTCTTGCTGTTCATGGAGGGCTCCTGGTGGTCAGCGCCGTGGTCCGGCGCCTGGAGGCCGCTCTATTCAATCGGCAGCGCAGCGGGGAGTAACAAGATCGTCGTGAAACCGGCCAGGGTCGGCGCCAGCCAGCGCCGCGACCGCGCCTGCCCGATGGCGCGCACCCGGCCCTCGGTCTCCAGCTCGGCCAGCGCGCGCTGCACGGTGCGCTGGCTCGCACCCAGCGCCAGCGCCAGGGCCGAAGTGGACCAGGCCGCGCCGTCGCTGAGCAGCGCCACCAGCGAGGCCTGGTCGCCGTCGAAGGGCGGCGCCAGCAACACGACCTCGCGCCCGTCCAGCGGCTGCAGCACGAAGCCGCGCCCGGTGGCCTCGATGCGCGCCATGGTCTTCACCAGCGCGCGCAGCCGGCCGATCTCGACCCGCAGCCGTGCGCGGTGGGTCTCGTCGGGGCGGCGGGTGCGAAACGCATCCGCGATCAGCGCCTCGCGGTCCACGCCGCCCGGCCAGGCCTGCGCCAGCGCGCGCGCCAGGGCAAACAGCACCGGCCGGCGCGCCAGCGCCACCCACGCCGAACCGTGGCCCAGGCCGTGGCGGCAGGCGTCGACCACGAGCGCCTGCGACGCCAGCAGCGCCGCCACCGCTTCGAGCGTCAGCGCCTGCTCACCGCCCTGTGTCTGGCGGCGCGCTGCGGGCTGATCCAGCGTGGCCAGCGCCCGCGCCACCTCGGCTTGCAGCGCCGGCACCCCCGAGCGCTCAGCCGCTGCCCGTGCTTGCGCGAGTGACGCGCGCGCCGTGTCCACGCGCAGCGAGCGCAGCGCGAGTTCGGCCGCGACCAGCTCGGCCACCGCCGCCAGCGCCGGCGACAGGCCTCGCGCGTCGAGCTGCGCGAGCGCGGCCGTGGCTTCGTCCAGGCGGCCGAGCAGCACCAGCCGGCGCGCCGCGATGAGCCGCGCCTGCAGCGCGTTGGCGCGATCGGCGTGGGCGTCGAGCGTGGCGGCTGCCGCGGCCAGCGGACGGGGCGAACCACCAAGGTCGCGCATGGCCAGCGCCACCTCGGCTTCGGCCACCACACAGCGCGCCCGGGCCAGTTCCTCGCGGGCACCAAAACCCCGGCCCGCGCGGCGCAGCAACTCGCGCGCACGCGGGTGTTCGCCGAGCTGGGCCATGGCAATGCCGCGCAAGGCCAGCGCTGGCGGGTCGTCGCGCAGGGCAACGCGTTTGAGCGCACCGAGCGCGTCGCCCGCGGCGAGTGCGCGCGCGCTGGCCGTGATCAGGGAATCCATGGCCAGAGGCTACAGCGTCGCATGTTCTCCGATCAGGAACTCATCGATCAGACGCTGCACGATGGTTGCCTGCAAAGCGTCTTTCGGTTTCTTGAGCGGATCCCGCGTGCGGCTGCTGGACAGTGCGCGCTTGAGCTTGACGAAGGCGGCGGGTGACACCGTGTTCATGCGTGCCATGGCGCCATTGCTTGCCACCACCACCTGCGAGAACCGCTCTGCGCCCAGCATGCGCGAGCCGCTGCTCACCTGCACGGCCCAAAGGTCCTCTTCCTTGTGGCTCATTCGAAGCGGGTGCGGGTCTTCGCCCCTGGCATCGCGGCGGATCACGTCCACCTCGAAGCCTTGCGCGTTCACGGCGGTCTGCAGCTGATCAGCCCTGACTTCGAATGTCTTGTCGGCTTTGCGCAGGACGTCGATGAACGAGATGTCGGCTTCTTCCAGCCGCGAAAAGAACGTGACCCGTTTGCGGGTGTCGAACAACACGTCCACGTCTTGCGTGGCCAGGGCTTGAGGCGCGATCCGCACACCCGCCGCAGCCTCGAACGCGTAAAGCGCGTGGGTGCCCACCGTCAGGAGGTGGGGCGACAGCCCATATTGCTCGAAGCGTTGCAGGATGGCCACCAGGATGGTCGGACAGCGACCCACACGCAGTGCGCGGTTCAGGCGCTCGTGGCGCGCAACGCTTTCTTTCAGGGTGGCAAGCCGACCTTCCAGCTGGTGCTTGCGCTCGGTGAAGCGTGCTTGCATCGCCTCGGTTTCGGGTGTTTGCAGGCCCAACCGCGTTTGCCGCGCAGCGGTGTTGGAGCGCACGAGGTAGGTGTGGCCCCGGTCCTGGCGCCAGAACATGGACCCTCGTACCTCGCTGGCCGCCCGGCGTGCCTGCTCCATGGCGCTGTAACTGGACTCGGCGTCGATGTACTGGCGCAGCTGGTCTTCGGTGAGGGGGGTGAAATCCAAGGGATGAGGTCTCGCACAAGATTTTCAGGAAATTTGATTTTCTTGTGCGAAGCGATGGGGGTCAAGGCATTTGTGCCTTCGCGTCCTGCGGCGCTCCGCGCAGCGACAACCGCGAAAGAGCCTTGGGCCCGGAGGTGTTGGGCAGCCCAGGAACAGGCGGGTGATCCGGGCTCAGTTCAAGGATTCGCCGATGGGCCGGCAGCGTACCGTTCATGGGCGCAGCGTGGGTTCGCGTTCCACCGTGCACAACCTCGCCTATCCACGATCGGAAACGTTCCGCCCCACACCGAGAGCCTTCCCCATGACACACCCCGGTGGCCGCTGCCTGACCCACTCGCCGAGTTCGCGCCAACGTGCCCGACAACTGTTTGCCTTGGCCACGTTGGCGGCTTGTTTGTTGGTGGCGCGCGGCGAGGCATTTGCCGGTGCGTGTGCGCCCGACGCCAGTGTCGCGGTCGATTGCTCGTTCCTCGTGATCAACAACCCCAACCAGACGATCACGATCAACGCGGGCGCCACGGTCCACACCCCCAACAGCCTGGGTGTCTGGATCAAGCCGTCGGCCACCGGCATCACCCTGATCAACAACGGCATCATTTCCGCGGGTGACGAGACGCTGTTCAACCAGGGCACGATCACCACCTTCATCAACAACGGCGTGATCGGACCGGGTTACCACTTCTACAACCAGGGGGCCATTGGCACGCTCACCAACATGGGCTCGATGACGGGGCAGTTCAGGTCGATGCTCAACCACGCGCCCATCACCACCCTGAACAACCGTCAGGGCGGCAGCTCGCCGCTGACGATGCACGACGGCGGCTTGCCGGCCAACTACAACATCATCATCGACAGCCCCGGCGTGTATGGAAAGATGTCGGCGTTCAACAGCGGAGGCCACATGACCTTCGGCATCTACAACACCTCGGTGGTGGCACCGGGCACCTACGAAGACGTGTTGAGCAACTTCGACGGTTCGTGGCTGGACAACACGGCAGGAACGTACGCCGGCCTCGCCTGGTCCTTGCGGTTCGATGGCGCCAACTACGACCTCGTCTTCGCAGCACCCGGCCCCACGGCCCAGGCCACCCTGAGTTCCCTGCAAGCCACCGCCGGAGGTCTGCGCTCCGTCTTCGCCGTGCAGACCGCTTACCTCAATCCCGGCCTGAGCCACGACTGCGCGCTGTTCGACGGCAAAGGCCTGTGCGTGGCGGCCACCGCGCGCAACACCTCGGTGCAAGGCTCGAACGCGGGCGCTACCTCGGGGGTCGTGACCCTGGCCTGGCGTGTGCAACCCACGCTGCGCCTGGGCGCTTACGTGGAGCAGACGCTGGATTCCACCGGCGACCCTTCGGTGAACGTGCGCAAAGGCAACCCGGATGTGGGTGTGTTTGCGGTCTGGAACCAGCGCCCGGACGGTGACGGCACGCAGGTGCGCGTGGCGCACCGCCAGGGGCAAAAGAAGGTCGACATCACCCGCCCGGTGGTGGCCGGCTCCGAGCCGGGCTCCGGCACCGCGGGCCTCACCTCGCGCGGCACGCAGCTGACCTGGAGCCACGGCATGCGCCTGGACGACGCGTGGCGCGTGAGCCCCTACCTGGGTGTGCGCGTCATCCAGATCGAGCGCGGCGCCTACAGCGAAACGGCGTCGGCCAGTGTCACCGCGCCCCTGAGCCACGGTGCGTTGTCCGAACGCTCGGTGATCCTGCTGCTGGGCAGCCATGTGTCGGCGCGGCTCACGCCACGTTTCACGCTCACGGGCTTCGCTGGTCTGGAGCACGACCACTCGCACAAAACCAGCGACTACAGCGCCACCGGTGTGGCTGCGCTGCAGCCGTTCGAGTTCAACAGCAACCCGAAAAAGACCCGGCCCGTGGCCTCGGTCGGGGGCGTTTACGACATCAACAAGACCCAGCAGCTCAGCGCGCAGTGGGTCTACCGCAAAGAAGCCTTCTCGTCGTCGGCCACCAACTCCTTGCTGGCGAGCTACTCGGTCGGGTTCTGACCGGGCGGTACTCAGCCCGCCCGCTCCCACAACTGCGCGATCCGCTCGCCGATGCGCCGACCGTGCGTCAGCGTCACTTCCCCCAGCGACATTTCGCTGCGGCGCTGGCGGGCGGCCCTCAGCGCGGCGACTGCGTCGGTGGTGGCGCCCTGGCGGTCGAGCGTGGCGGCCTGCAGCACGTGCGGCAGGTGGAAGCGCGGGTCGACCCGGCACGACAGCCGGGCTTCCACCAGCGCTTCGTCGACACGATCGGCGCGCAGCAGAAAGCGCCCGAGCAACCAGCCCCAGAAGCCCAGGCGGCGGTCGCGCGGGCTGATCTTCATGCCGTAGCGCATCCGCTCGATACCCTCGTCCAGCTTGCGGTTCATCGCCAGCGCGGCGCCCATGGCCACGTGCGCCTGGGCGTTGCTCGGGTTGAGTGCCAGCGCGTGCTGCAGCGTGTCGATGCCGCGTTTGTAGTGGCCCAGGTCGCACAGGGCGCAACCCGCGTAGCCCAGCACCTCGGAGCTGCCGTCGTCCAGCGTGATGGCCGAGTTGGCCGAGGCCAGCACGTCGGCGCGCAGGTCCGGCGTGTCCGGGACCATGCCGATATTGGACGCCAGGATGGTCAGCAGCGCGTACTGGCTGTGGCTCAGGCCGAAGCTGGGGTCGAGCTGGGTGCTGCGCTGCAGCTCGGCCCGCGCCGTGGCCATGCCGTCGGCGCTCCAGCCCTTGGCGGCCAGCGCACCCACGGCCTCGTGGTAGTGCGCCCAGGCGTCGAGGTTTTCCGGGCGCTGGCGGCGGATGTGGGCGATCTCGGCCCGGGTGAGTTCGGGCTCCAGCTCGCTGATGATGCCGCGCGCGATGCTTTCCTGCGCATCGACTGCGCCGCTGGCCAGGCTGTCGGCCTGGCTGTCGAACTGCGCGCTCCACAGGATGCGGGCCGAAGCCGCTTCGATCAGCTGCAGCGAGACACGCAGCGCATCGGCCTTGGGACGCACGCTGCCCTGCACCAGAAAACGCACGCCGAGTTGCCGCGCCACGTCCTGCAGCGGGGCCTGATGGCCGCGAAACACCAGCGACGAGGCGTGTGCGATGAGGACAAAACCGGGCACGCGGGCCAGCAGCGCGGTGACGTCTTCCACCAGGCCCTGCGCAAAAAATGCAATGCGCGGATCGTCCGACAGCACGCTCAGGGGCATCACCGCAATGGTCGGGCGCTCCAGCGATTCGGCGGGCAGCGGCACTGGATGGCGCGCTGTGTCGGCTTGAAGATCGAGCGTGAATCGGTATCCCCGGCCCGAGACGGTGGTGATGGCGCCCGAGCCCAGGATCTTGCGCAGCGCGGACACGTGCACCGAGAGGTTGTTTTCTTCCACCACCTGGCCCGGCCAGACCTGTTCCAGCACCTCACCCTTGCTCAGCACGCGGTCGCGCTGCGTCACCAGGCACAACAGCAGGTCAAAGGCGCGCGAGCCCAGCGCGGCGGGCACGCCGTCGACCAGCAGCACACGCTCGGACGGTCGGAGCTCGAAGCGATCAAAGCGGTAGGACTCGGGCACGCGGGCTCCAGTGGAACGGTGGGTTCAGAAAATACAGGAAGTCTTTAGAAAAAGCCAAGGACGCCCCGGGTGTCCCGGGTGGACAGTCGGGTCTCCAGACAGCGACATTGTTCAACACCCAACCCGAAGGAAGACACATGGACACCCCGACCGACTTCACCGCCCTCAAACAACGCCAGCAAACGGCCTGGGCCAGCGGCGACTATGCCGTGATCGGCACCACGCTGCAGATCGTGGGCGAATCGCTGGCCGAAGCCTGCGACCTGCGCTGGGACGAAGCCGTGCTGGACGTGGCCGCCGGCAACGGCAACGCCAGCCTGGCCGCAGCGCGGCGTGGCTGCGACGTGACCTCCACCGACTACGTGGGCGAGTTGCTGGAGCGCGGCGCGGCGCGTGCACGCGCCGAGCACCTGGCCATGGCCACCCAGGTGGCCGACGTGGAGGCGCTGCCTTTCAAGGACGCCAGTTTCGACGTGGTGCTGTCCACCTTCGGCGTGATGTTCGCGCCCGACCAGCAGCGCTCGGCCGCCGAGATGGCGCGTGTGTGCCGCCCGGGCGGGCGCATCGGCATGGCCAACTGGACGCCCGAGGGTTTCATCGGCCAGCTGTTCAAGACCCTGGGCCGCCACCTGCCGCCGCCGGCGGGGGTGAAGCCGCCGTCGCTCTGGGGCGTGAAGTCGCACCTGGAGACCTTGTTTGGAGACCAGGCCTCGGCCATCGCCGCCACCCCCAGGATGTTCAACTTCCGTTACCGTTCGGCTGCGCACTTCGTCGAGGTGTTCCGCACCTGGTACGGCCCGGTGCACAAGGCGTTTGCCGCCTTGCCCCCGGAGACCGCGGTGCTGCTGGAGCGCGATCTCATCGAGTTGCTCAACCGCCTGAACCAGGGTGGCGAGCTCTCGCTGGTCGTGCCGAGCGAATACCTCGAGGTCGTCATCACGCGCCGTTGAAACCCTGGAGACACGCCATGAACGCACAAGAGCACATCCGCAACGCCTTCAGCCGCATGGCACACGTGTTCGCCAAAAAGCCCGAGGCCGCCCGGGGCGGCAGCGTCATGCGGGCGCGGGTGGTGGACGGGCTGCGCTGCGAGGCCCAGGAGGGCGACTGGCGCTTCAGCATCGACATGCCGGTGGAGGGCGGCGGCAGCGGTGCTGGCCCCACGCCCGGCGTGCACGGCCGGGCCGCGCTGGCCAGTTGCCTGGCCATCGGCTACGGCATCTGCCTGGCGCGTGCCGGCATCGAGGTGCGCAGCCTGGAGGTGGAAGTCGCGGTTGACTACGACAACCGGGGCCTGCTCGGCATGGACGGCATCTACCCTGGCTACCTCGGGGTGCGCCACACGCTGTACCTGGACGCGGACGCCACGCCCGCGCAACTCACGCCGGTGATCGCCGAGGCGCAGCGGTGCAGTCCCTACCTGCACGTGTTCGCCGACCCGCAGCCGCTGCAGGGCAGCGTGATCTACGGCACGCGAGGCTGACATGGACGGGCGGCTTCAACTGCGCGTGCAGCGCTACGGGTGGGACCGCGCCTCGGCGCGGTACGAAGACCTGTGGCGCGAGGCGCTGGCCCCGGCCACGCAGGGCGTGTTGCGCCTGGCCCGGCTGCAGCCGGGCGAACGTGTGCTCGACGTGGCGTGCGGCTCGGGTGTGCTCACGCGAGCGGCGCTGGCCGCCGTCGGGCCGCGCGGCGAAGCCGTGGGCTGCGACGTGTCGGCGGGCATGGTGGCGGTGGCTCAGGCCGCATCCATCGGCTGCCATTTCCTGCGCACCGATGCGCAGACCGTGGACGCGGTGCTGCCTCCCGATCATTTCGATGTGGTGCTGTGCGGGCTGGGCCTGATGTACATGCCCGACCCCGAGGCCAGCCTGGCCGCCATGGCGCGCTGCCTGCGACCGGGTGGGCGGCTGGTGGTGTCGGTCTGGGGCGAGCGCGCGGCCTGCGGCTGGTCGGGCGTCTTCCCCATCGTCGACGCGCGCGTGCAGTCCGAGGTCTGCCCGATGTTTTTCCGTCTTGGCGGAGGTGACACGCTGCGCACCGCGCTGGCCGGCGCCGGTCTGCGGGAGGTACACGCCGAGCGCATCGCCACCACCATCGATTACGCGGACAGCGCCACCGCGTGCGACGCGGCCTTTGAAGGGGGGCCGGTGGCGCTGGCCTACGGCCGCTTCGACACGCCCACCCGCATCGCCGTGCACGCCGAGTACCTCGCGTCCCTGCAGCGCTGGGCCCGCGCTGGCGGCTTTGCGCTGCCGGGCGAGTTCGTGCTCGGCGTGGGCGAGCGCCCGCTCGCCTGAACGCTCAGGGCTGGCGAGCGGGTGCCACGGCGGCACCCTGGATGCCGTGGCGCTGCAGCCCGGCCGCCACGAAACCGGTGGCCTTCATCTCTTCGATGAAACCGCTGAGCCAGGCCTGCGCGGCGGTGCGGCCCTTGGGCACGCCCATGGACTGCTCGATCACCATGAAGCGCCCGGGCAACAGGCGCACGCCGCCCACGCGCTGCGCGTCCATCTCCAGTTGCTGCTTCACGCCGGCGGCCACATCGAGCTTCTCGGCGAGGAACATGTCGGTCACGGCGGGCGAGGTGGGTGCGCGCACCAGCGTGGCGGCTTTGATCTCGCGTGTGAGGAACAGGTCGTAGGCGCTGCCCTTGCCCACCACCACCCGGGTACCGGCGCGGTCCACGTCTTCGTTGCGACGCAGCGCCGAGTCGTTGCGCACCAGGTAGGCGCCTTCAATCACCACGTAGGGCGCGGTGTATTCCATGTCGGCCGCGCGCACCGGGTCGATGGCCACGAAGGCGAGGTCGACCTTGCCGGCCTTGATGCCTTCCACCACGTTGCCGGCCGAGTTGAACAGCACCAGCTCCAGCGGCAGGCCAAGGCGGCGCGCGGCCTCTCGCGCCAGATCGACCGACACGCCCTGCGGCTCGCCCGCGGCGTTGCGCGTGGCCAGGATGGGGTTGCCGAAGTTGATGGCGGCCCGCAGCTTGCCGGTGGGTGAGAGCTGGGCAATGGCTGCGGCTGAATCCTTGGCGGGTGCGGTGGCCGCGCAGCCGCCGAGCACCAGGGCGGAGGCTGCGAAGAACGCGCCCAGGTGGCGGCGCGACAGGTCGAGGGTGCTCATCTCAGTCGACTTTCACGTTGGCGGTCTTGACCAGGTTCACCCAGAACTTGCTGTCTTCCGCGAGGAAACTGCCGAACTGCTCCGGCGTGCTCGAGAGCGAGACCTCGGTGCCTTCGCGCTCCAGCGCCGCTTTCACCGAGGGCTGCTGCATGGCCGTGCGCACGGCCTCGTGGATGGTCTTCATGATGGCCGGTGGGGTGCCCACCGGCACGAACATGCCGTACCAGAACTCCAGGTTGTATTCCGGCAGGCCGGCCTCGCGCATGCCGGGCAGATCGGGCACCAGCGGCGAGCGCTCACGCGTGCTCACGGCCAGCGCGCGCAGCTTGCCGCCCTGGGCCTGCGGCAGCACCGAGGGCGAGGTGCCAAACGTGACCTGCGTCTCGCCGGCCATCACCGAGGTGATGGCGATGGCACCGCCCCGGTAGGGCACGTGCGTCATTTCCGTGTTGGTCAACAGGTTGAAGAGCGCCATGCCCAGGTGCGGCGCCGAGCCGTTGCCCGAGGTGGAGTAGTTGAGCTTGCCCGGGTCCTTCTTCGCGGTGGCGATCAGGTCGGACACCGACTTGATGGGGCTGTTGGGGGTGACGGCCAGCACCAGCGGCGAGGTCGTCATCTTGCTCACCGGCACCAGATCGCTGGGCTTGTAGGTCAGCTTGGGGTTGAGCGCCGGGTTCACCGAGATGCTGCTGGGGCTGGCGATCAGCAGGGTGTGGCCGTCGGGCGCGGCCTTGGCCACGATGTCGGCGGCGATGCTGGAGCCGTTGCCGGGCTTGTTGTCGATGATCACCGTCTGGCCCATGGCCTTGCTGAAGGCTTCGCTCATGGAGCGCGCCACGTAATCGGCCGCGCCGCCGGGTGCAAAGCCGACCACGATGCGGATCGGCTTGCTCGGGTAGGTAGCGGCCTGCGCCCAGACGGTGCCGGCCAGTGTGCTCAGGGCGAAGGCCAGGATCAGGTGCTTGTTTTTCATGGGTTTGTCTCCTCGTGGGGGTTTGAAATTCAGGCCGCGCCTGCCGGCATGCGCAGGACGATTTTTCCGATGTGCGCGCCGGCCTCCATGCGCGCCTTGGCTTCCTGGAGCTGGGCGAAGTCCATCACCGTGTCGATGTGCGGCCGGATGCGCCCGGACGCGATGTGCGGCATGACCTCGGCCACGAAGCGCGGCACGGCCGCAGCGCGCTGGGCTTTGCTGCGCAGCTTGTTGGACACGCCGAACAGGGTGAGGCGCTTGGCGTGCAGGGCTTCGAGGTCGATGTCGGCGTGCACCACGCCATCGACATAGCCCACCGTGGCCAGCCGGCCTTCGAAGGCGAGCGCACGCATGTCTTCCGCGAACACGGTGCCGCCGACCGTGTTGACGATCAGGTTGGCGCCGCGCTGCTGTGTGGCCTGCATGACGGCGGGCGCGAAGTCCGCCGCGCGGGTGTGCAGGGCCAGGTCCAGGCCCAGTGGCTTGAGCGCTTCCAGCTTGTCGGCCGAACCCGAGGTGCCGATGACGTGCGCGCCCAGCGCCTTGCCCAGCTGCAACGACGCCACGCCCACGCCGGACGACACGCCGTTGATGAGCAGCCACTCGCCGGCTTTCAGGTGGCCCTGCAGCACCAGCATGTCGAACGCGACCAGGAAGGTCAGCGGCACGCTGGCGGCCATTT includes:
- a CDS encoding ABC transporter substrate-binding protein, yielding MSTLDLSRRHLGAFFAASALVLGGCAATAPAKDSAAAIAQLSPTGKLRAAINFGNPILATRNAAGEPQGVSVDLAREAARRLGLPLELVLFNSAGNVVEGIKAGKVDLAFVAIDPVRAADMEYTAPYVVIEGAYLVRNDSALRRNEDVDRAGTRVVVGKGSAYDLFLTREIKAATLVRAPTSPAVTDMFLAEKLDVAAGVKQQLEMDAQRVGGVRLLPGRFMVIEQSMGVPKGRTAAQAWLSGFIEEMKATGFVAAGLQRHGIQGAAVAPARQP
- a CDS encoding zinc-binding dehydrogenase — its product is MQSYWMQMTDTDTVLDLRDSPIPTPEPKQLLVRMRAAALNRGEFLLGHGLHGQPGSWKAIGGEGAGEVMAVGAEVTGFKPGDRVMGRCPGAFSEYAVMESAEAMPVPPGLPWEMAASVPLTFLVAFDMLVLQGHLKAGEWLLINGVSSGVGVASLQLGKALGAHVIGTSGSADKLEALKPLGLDLALHTRAADFAPAVMQATQQRGANLIVNTVGGTVFAEDMRALAFEGRLATVGYVDGVVHADIDLEALHAKRLTLFGVSNKLRSKAQRAAAVPRFVAEVMPHIASGRIRPHIDTVMDFAQLQEAKARMEAGAHIGKIVLRMPAGAA
- a CDS encoding Bug family tripartite tricarboxylate transporter substrate binding protein, whose translation is MKNKHLILAFALSTLAGTVWAQAATYPSKPIRIVVGFAPGGAADYVARSMSEAFSKAMGQTVIIDNKPGNGSSIAADIVAKAAPDGHTLLIASPSSISVNPALNPKLTYKPSDLVPVSKMTTSPLVLAVTPNSPIKSVSDLIATAKKDPGKLNYSTSGNGSAPHLGMALFNLLTNTEMTHVPYRGGAIAITSVMAGETQVTFGTSPSVLPQAQGGKLRALAVSTRERSPLVPDLPGMREAGLPEYNLEFWYGMFVPVGTPPAIMKTIHEAVRTAMQQPSVKAALEREGTEVSLSSTPEQFGSFLAEDSKFWVNLVKTANVKVD
- a CDS encoding class I SAM-dependent methyltransferase gives rise to the protein MDGRLQLRVQRYGWDRASARYEDLWREALAPATQGVLRLARLQPGERVLDVACGSGVLTRAALAAVGPRGEAVGCDVSAGMVAVAQAASIGCHFLRTDAQTVDAVLPPDHFDVVLCGLGLMYMPDPEASLAAMARCLRPGGRLVVSVWGERAACGWSGVFPIVDARVQSEVCPMFFRLGGGDTLRTALAGAGLREVHAERIATTIDYADSATACDAAFEGGPVALAYGRFDTPTRIAVHAEYLASLQRWARAGGFALPGEFVLGVGERPLA
- a CDS encoding OsmC family protein, which codes for MNAQEHIRNAFSRMAHVFAKKPEAARGGSVMRARVVDGLRCEAQEGDWRFSIDMPVEGGGSGAGPTPGVHGRAALASCLAIGYGICLARAGIEVRSLEVEVAVDYDNRGLLGMDGIYPGYLGVRHTLYLDADATPAQLTPVIAEAQRCSPYLHVFADPQPLQGSVIYGTRG